GATATCTCATCAATACAGCGGAAGTCTCGCAAGCCGGATTCACCCTTCTGGAGCTTATGTCCTACGATCATTTTACGAATCAACTCGATCAATCGAGGAATCACTCGTTAATCGGCATCCTGCTTGTTTTTCTCATGGGGACGATCCTGTTTCTTGGGCTCATGATTAGGCTGACCAAGCCAATTTATTCACTGCTTCACTCTATGCGGAAAGTTGGTAGAGGAAATTTTCAAACTGCTGTAACTGTAAAAGGAAGAGACGAAATTTCGGCGTTAGGCCATGAGTTTAATCAAATGGTTGCGAAACTGGATCAGTTGATCTTGGATTTGGAAGTGGAGCAGAAAAATAAAGAAGAGGCACGATTTCAAGCGCTGCAAGCGCAAATCAATCCGCATTTTCTATATAATACACTGAATTCAATCAAATTAATGGCTCTGCTTTCGGGTACGAATCAGAATGTGAGCGACATGATTACGGCGCTTGGCAAGCTTCTCGAATTTTCTATGAAACAAACGCAGCAATATGTGACGCTTAGGCAGGAGCTTGAATATTTGGAGTTATATATGACGCTGCAGAAGATCCGTTTTCATGACAATATCCTCCTCAAAATCCATGTCCCCGAGGCGCTCATGGATAATCGGGTTTTAAAATTCAGCTTGCAGCCTTTCGTCGAGAATAGCATTATTCATGGCGGTAGGCTGCCGTTAACCGTATGGATTGAAGCTGAACTCATGGAAGATCGATCCGGGATGCTCATTACCGTCGAGGACAACGGGAAAGGCGTTCCGGAGAGTAAGCTTGCCATCATTCAGGAGCGAACGATCCATGGCAATAATGCAAAATTCAGCGGTATCGGCGTTTCGAATGTAGACAATCGGATTAAACTGCATTTCGGAAAACTGTACGGCATTTCATTAGGGTTATCCCATTACGGCGGCTTAAAGGCTACAATTACGCTGCCTATTCAAAAGGAGATATTTGAATGACGCGTGTACTCATTGTAGATGATGAAATTCTCGTGCGATTATCGCTCAAAACGTTGATCTCCTGGAAGGAAAATGGCTTTGAAATCGCAGGCGAAGCAGAAAATGGTTTAGAAGCGCTCACTATTCTGGAAAACTGTCCTTGCGATATTGTACTAACAGATATTCGTATGCCGGAAATGGATGGAATTGAGCTGATGAACATCATTCGGGAAAGATGGCCGGACACGAGAATCATCGTCTTGTCCAGTTATAACGATTTTGAATATGTGCAACGGGCGCTTCAAATCGGGGCGAACGATTACATTTTGAAGCTCTCCTGGGTACCCAGCGAACTCTTGCAAAAGTGTTTACGTATTCGTAAGGAGCTCGAGATTGAACACGCAAATCGAGTTATACATTCCCAAGCAACCTATAGAATGGAGCAACTGGAGCTGGATTTGAAAGAAAAGCTGCTTAGAAATTTGCTCGTCAAGCAGGGGACGAATATGGAAACGGATAGATTGATTTGCGAAATCCGCTCTATTTCCATTGAACAAACATATTGGGTTGCCTGTGCTTCCATCGATAATTACCAACAAATCGTGGATGAAAACAGATTTAAAAGCGAACATTTGCTAAGCTTCACTATCATCAATATTTTGAAAGAAATCGTTAAAAAATACGGAGAAGGCGATTTAATCGAAATCAGAAATGACCGTTTCGCGATATTAATGGAGCGGTTTTCAGAAGAAATGTTAGTCGAAATGCATTCCGCAGCATTGGCATTTGCCAAAGTTTCGCTAAGTTTTGGGATTGTCAAAGATGCCGTAAACCTGAATGAGCTTCATACGGCATTCATCCGAGCGGAACATGCGCTTCAAAGCAGATTCTATCATCGGGATGCTCATTATTTTTATGATACGGATTGGACTGTTTCAGAAGCAGCTGCAAAAATCGAGAGCCTGCAGGAAGATTATTGGAATACGCTGATCGATCAAAAACCCGAACAGATGGCGGAAGCCATTCATTCATGGTACGAAAAACAGAAACAGTTCCAAGTCCCCCCTGCGCTCATAAGGGAAAAGTGGCTGCATCTGCTGTTATTGTTCGAAAAGAAGCTGGAGCAGCTAGGCAAGGATCTCTATGTTTTACCTTCCTACAATGAAAGGTATCCGTATGATATCATTCGCAATGCGGAGACGCTGCAAGAAATATCGGAATGGTTTGGCGGGTGGGCCATTCAAACCCTCGAATTTATACGACTGGACTTGAAGCCGCGGTATCGTCAGGAAATTATCGAAGTGATGAATATTATTCAACAGGAATATGCGACCGCTTTAAAAGTTTCCGAAATTGCCAGACGTGTCGGCTTTGCCGAAACGTACTTGAGTGTGTTATTCAAAAAGGAAACAGGAGAGAAGATCGTCGACTATTTGATGAAAGTCAGGATGAAAAAAGCTCGTGAGCTGCTGCTTAATCCTTCGTATAAAATTTACGAAATTTCCGAGATGATCGGCTACAGCGATGCGACTCATTTCAGCAAATATTTCAAGAAGATCGAAGGGGTATTTCCGCTTGAATTTCGAAAATCAACCTTAAAGTACTAAGAAAAACACTAAACTATCAAAGAAAATATCATTAAGTTGCCCAAGTATTGCTGATATGATTGTTTATGTAAGCAAAACGATTACAAGGGGGCAATAAAATGAAGAAATTTATAGTTTTGAGTGCAGCTTGCTTGCTTTCCGTTTCCATCCTGGTAAGCGCTTGCGGAAAGAATGATAACGCATCGAACAGTCAGACAACAACGCCTTCTGAGAGTCCTTCCGCCACTAAGCAAGCAGGACAAGCTGTGAAGCTCAAATGGTGGGGAGGCACTCCTGAGGAAAGTGGTCCCAAAGCTGTTGTAGACAAATGGAATGCAGCCAATAAAGACATCCAAGTAGAATATGTACGTTTTGTCAATGACGATCCAGGCAATACAAAGCTGGATACCGCGCTCTTGTCAAGCAATGACGCGCCTGACCTCTTCATCAACTATAACGATGCTATCATGGATCGAAGAATTAACGCCGGCATGGTCGAGCCGTTGGATGACTTGATCAAGAAAGTAGGATTTGACGTAGATGGGGTCATCGGTTCCGGGAACTTGGCGAAAAATAAAGGTAAACAATATTATTTGCCTGGCGCCAAATCTTTGAATCTCATGTTGTTCAATAAATCGTCTCTGGATGCGATTAACGAACCCGTTCCGGTAGATTGGACGTGGGATGATTATGCCGCTTTAGCCAAAAAATTAACGAAGCCGGGACAATTCGGCGCTTTCCTCGCTCCGACTTGGGAACCGCTCGCGTTTCAGACTTTGACGACGGCCAAACCGATCGACGCCTATTATGCAGCGGACGGCACATCCAATTTCAAGGATAATGCCTTCAAGAAAGGACTTGAAATTCAGAAGCAACTGCTGGATGCCAAGGCATTACGGCCCTACGCAGAGGGAGTAGCGAATAAAATTTTGCCGGAAGAAGAGTTGCTCAAAGAAAAAGTGGCTATGGCATTTGCAGGTACGTACCTGATCCGCTATATCAAGGACGAGAAAGCGTTCCCGAATCGCAAGTTCCAGGTCGCGTTTGCACCTGTACCGCAAATGGAGAAAGGCAAAAATGTAAACAGCGGCGGACTCAGCGATAAGCTTTCGATCAATTCGCATAGCGCAAACAAGGAAGCCGCTATGAAGTTTCTTGCCTGGTATTTGACGGAAGGCAACCTGGAAATGGTTGCTGGCGGACGTATCCCGTCTAATCTGAAGACGGATATCAACAAGGTCGCTGAGCTGTTGATTGGCGATAAAGGTCAGTACTTCGATAAAGCATCGTTCTTGAATGTCATAAAAGCGAACTATACGCTCGCTGTAAACCCAACTACGACAGGCTCGGCAGCAATCAGAAAAGCATTGTTCGAAGAGGCCGAGAAATATTTCTTGGGTGCGCAAGCATTGGATAAAACGATTGAAGTAATGAAACAGCGGGCGGACGAAGCGATCAAGACTGCTTCTAAATAGGTTATATTGAACAGCATTATTCAAGTATAGGCTGCAGTACATCATTGTCCCGGCTCTCGTCATTATTAGAAAGCCGGGATATAGTTTTACTCATGATTTGTAAGCGCTTTAATAGTTCTGGGAAATGATGAGAAAATTCCCGAGGAGGATCAAATATGATCAAAAGAATAAAGATATTGCTGGTCGCAGCATTGGGCGTATCCTTGCTTGCAAGCGGTGTTTGGCAACAGGGGGCTTACGCGATTTCCGGGTCCACAACCCTTCCAAAACAAAAAGCCGGAAATTGGGAACAGCTCAAGTATACATGGACAACAGAAGCAAACGGAAATGATTTTAGCGGTACGGTCATCGGCAACGGCCGCATCGGAGCGAGAGTCGCCGGCGGTGTCGCCACGGATACGTTGCAGCTTAACGACAAAACCTTCTGGTCCGGCGAACCTGGCGACGTTCATAATGCCAGCCGAATTACGGCGCTGGCGGAAACCCGTCGTCTGCTGGCGGAAGCGGATACGGCGACGAGCGTCACGTACAGGGAAACCAAGCTGAAAGCGGCAGAAGAAGCGGCAAAGGGGATGTGGGGAAGAGGAAGTTACGCGTCCAGGTACCTGCCGATTGGCAAGCTGATGCTTGATGTGCCGGGTACGACGGGATTTACAAGTTATTCCCGTGAACTCGATTTGGATCGGGCCACGGTCACTACGAAATATAAGGTAGGCACAACGACGTATACCCGGGAAGTATTCGCGAGTTATCCGGACAACGTGATTGTGATGCGGATTTCCAATAACGAGAACAAACCGATGAGTATGACGGCCAGGTTTACGTATCCGGCGGAAATGACGGGCCACGCTGCCGTACAGTCTTCCGGCAATGAAATGACCATGACGGGCACGGCGAACTATAATTTGGGGAAAGCAAATTCCTTGTGGGCGGCAGGCAGAGGTATGACCTTCGATTCCCGTTTGCGAGTGAAAACGACGGGCGGAACCATCACGCCGACGAACGGAAATTTGGCGATCTCGGGGGCAAGTGAAATTATACTGACCTATGCCAATGCGACCAGCTACAAGGATCCATTCACGCTCCCGAATCCGAGCCAAGGCGGGAATGACCCTGCACCGATTGTCACCGCAATCATGAATAAAGCTCTCGTTAAATCGTACGGCACACTTTTGAATAGTCATTTGGATGACTATCGCAAACTGTTCCGGAGGCTTTGGGTAGAAGTAAACGGAAACACAGGAACCGCGTTAGATTATATCAAAACCTATCAATACTCCCGCTATGAAATGATTTCAGTTTCCCGCGAAAATACGACTGACCGGCCCCGTAATCAGCAAGGCATGTGGAATCACGAATGGATTCCTGAAACGGACTCATCGCATTTCCTTAATGAAAATGTGGAAAAGCATTATGCCAATATTGAAACCGCTAACCTGACTGAAATGGGTGACCCGCTATGGAAATGGATAAAAAATTTGGCGATCAGCGGCGCGCAAACGGCGCAGCAGGATTTCGGCTTTGATGGCTGGATGGCGCCGCATTACTCCGACATATGGGCGGCGACACCGCTTGCTGACACGAATAACGAGTGGGCGATTTGGCCTATGGGCGGCATATGGTTGATGAATACGGTATACGAACATTATCTTTTTACCAAAGACAAAACGTTCCTTCAGAACACCGCTTATCCGCTGATGAAGGGGGCGGCGGAATTTGCACTAGATTTGCTCGTCACCAATAAGGATGGTTATCTCGTTACTTCGCCGTCCACTTCACCGGAAAACAAATACAAGTTGTCAGATAACACACTAATTGCGGTGAGTCAAGGCAGCACCATGGATATGTCACTCATTCGCCAACTCTTCCGTGATGTGCTTGAAGCGGCAAGCGTCTTGCAAGCAAATAGCGCAGATGACCTGGATCTAATCAATCGGATCACTGCGGCAACCCCTCATCTTCTTCCATTCGCTATTGGAAGTCAAGGAGAGTTGAAAGAATGGAATAATGACTACCCTGGCAAGGATCCTTTACATCGTCACGCTTCGCATCTGGTTGGCCTAAATTTGCGCGATGTGCTTACGAAACGGGGAACCCCAAATTGGTTCGAGGCAGCCAGGAAATCTATGGAATTGCGCGGGACTGGAGCTACCATCGATAAATCGTATATGTGGGCTCGTCTCGGCGAACCCGACAAAGCTTTGCAAGCCCATAAGTTATTTCAGATAGATCCTAACAGAAATAAATATCAGACGATTAGCGCTTATGTTCCCGAGTTGTTCCTTCAGAGCCATGCCGGCGAAATTGAGCTGCTCCCTTCATTGCCGACCGGCTGGTCAAGCGGTAAAATCGTAGGCGTCAAGGCAAGAGGCGGATATGAACTGAGCATCGAATGGGCGAACGGGCAACTGGTATCCGCACAGATCGATTCTCCTTTCGGAACGAAGCCGATTGTACGTTATCAGAATCAGTTGCTGAATGTGGACACGGATCCGAGAATCGTTTTCGTGAATAGCTCAGAAGTCATTGTAGATAATACAGCCGCCCAACTGACCGGTACATGGATGTCATCCACGACCCTAACGAATTATTATGGGGCTAACTATTTGTATGCATCAACTACAAATGGAACGAACAAGATAAAATGGACGCCAAACTTGCCCTATTCCGGTACTTATAAGGTGTACTACAAGTTGCCGAATGGCAATATCAGTCGGGCTACTAATGCGCCGTTCAACGTTCACGATACGACTGGTGACCATATATATTATGTTAATCAACAGGTTGCGCCGAGTCCAGGATGGGTCTCCTTGGGGAATTTCACATTCACCTCGGGAACGAATGGCTATGTAGAGTTGACGAATAATGCTAACAATGACTGCGTCAATGCAGACGCAGTGAAGTTCGAGTATGTAAGTCCGTAACCTTTCTCATCAATTTGAGCATGAAATTGGTTGCCGAGATTTTCAAAAAACACGGAAAGAAGGGGAAATAATGAGCAATATCAAGGGAATATGTAAATTGAGCAGCTTGTTCGTTTTTATATTTTTGGTTGCGCTTACAAACTGGGGTTTTATCACTCCGGAAGCAAAGGCAGCAGGTACGAATTATTATGTGGCTACTAATGGAAATGATAGCTGGAATGGCACTTCTCCCACTTTCGTATCGGGTACGACAGGACCTTTTAAAACCATACAAAAAGCAGCAAGTCTGATGCAGCCGGGTGATACTTGTATAATCCGGGGAGGCACCTATCCGGAGGAAGTCATTCCTGCTAATTCAGGAACGTCGGAAAATAGGATAATATTCAAGCCATACCCAGGAGAAAGCGTAACTATTTCAGGTACTGATAGGGTTGACTCGGCATCATGGATACAACATTCGGGTTCCATTTACAAGAAGCAGATTACGATGGATTTAGGAGACAGGAATCAAGTATTCATAGGTGGAAATATGGCTCAGCTTGCAAGGTGGCCGAATACAAGTTCAGATCTTTGGAACCCGACTTGGGCTGCATTTGATGAAGTCGGCTCAAATTATGTAAAGGATGCGGATTTAATACCGACTGATGGGTATTACACAGGTGCAACTATTACTTATATGCCGACTGATAATTTTATTTCAAATTCTAAGATTATTACAAGCTATACAGGTGGGAAACTTTATGCAAGTAGTAGTTACGGTTATACCAAGAAAGGCCAACCTTATTATCTTACGAATAAGCTGGAATTGCTGGATACTCAAAATGAATGGTTTTATGATAGCGGCACGACAACACTTTATATGTGGTTTCCTGGAGGGAATCCCTTAAGCGATACTGTATCCGTTAAAAAACGTATTTGGGGTTTTAACTTAACAAATAAGTCATATATTACGGTGCAGGGTTTGAACTTTTTCGGCACAGCAGCAACAACAGAAGGCGGAACCGGTAATGTTTTTGACGGTATAAATGCAACCTATGTAGATCATTATGATTCCAATACAAACGGTTGGGCTTCACATAGGGATGATTCTGGCTTTGTCCTCGGCGGAAGTTACAATGAGATAAAGAATAGTACCATTGCATGGAGTCATTCCAATGGTGTAACTATTTTTGGCAACAATAACAGGCTAGTTAATAATCTTATTCATGACTGTAATTATGGGATCAATGACACTGCGCCAATCAGGGTATTTGGCGACAGCCATCTCGTAAGCTACAATACAGCATTTAACAGTTCAAGGGGTATCATCCTTTTAAAGAACGGGATTTCGAAGAGTATCATCGAGCACAATCATCTATATAATGCCGGCTTGCTTTCCACAGACCTTGGAATTATCTATGCGGTAGCAACAGATGGTCAGAATACCGAAATTCGATACAATATTTTACATGATAACTTTTCTCATACAAAGCCTAATGGTATTTATCTGGATAACGGTTCTTCCAATTTTATCGTACATCATAATTTAGTCTATGGAATCGATAGTCCAACGGGAATAGGGACTAATATCAATGGTCCTACCAATTTTAATCTTCTATACAATAATACATTCCCCAAAGGCAGCGAAATTGGCGGGGGCTCTTCAACTATCTTTGTAAATGACATGTACGGTACATGGTCAGTAAATAATATTTTAAATGACAGTTCCTCGTACGCCGAGACATCGCATACCAATTATACAGGGAGCAACGCAGGCTTTGCAGGAGCTAATGATTTTCACCTTGCGGCGAATTCACCGAATATTGATGCCGGCGAAGTTATTGATGGGATTACTAATGGATATGTTGGCAGTAAGCCGGATATAGGAGCTTTTGAATATGGCGCCCCTAGCTGGAAGGCCGGTCATGATTTTACAAACCCTCCAAACCCAACATTTTCAAAGATTTACCCCTTGCACAGAAATCGTACGTATAATTCGGGTTTTGAGGTTACTAATCTTATTCCATGGACAAGAACATATGCAAAGACTGCTGCTGCAGAATATTCCTATTCGCATCAAACATCAAATGCCAATGCAAGGACCGGGTTCTACGGATTAAAACTTGAAACCGTACAGGATGGCGTAGAGCAGATCATTAAAGGGCTAACGCCAAACACAACCTATGACCTGAGCGGATGGGCGAAGGTAACTGATTCCTCAGAAGTCAGAATAGGGGTAAAGGACTATGGCGGAAATGACGTGTATAGTTCATCTACCGGTTCTACATGGAAGAGAGTGGATGTAAGATTTACGACAGGTCCTCAAAATACAACGGCTACGATATATGGATACAAGACGAGTGGCAGTAATTATGCTTATATAGATGACTTTGGAGTCGTTTATTCGCCAGAGCAGCCTAAAGAGATCATCGTTGATAATACCCAGGCCGAAGCTACAGGCGCATGGGCGAGTTCAACCTACTATCCTAACTTCTATGGAGCAGATTATGTAACCTCACCAAGTGGCGGTTCAGGTGCAGATAAGATGAAATGGAAGCCTAAGCTGAGTGTGGCAGGAAACTATAAGGTGTATATTTGGTTGCCAAATGGAAATGAATTTCGGGCTACTAATGCACCATTTAAAGTATCCTATAGCGGAGGCTTGCAGACCTATTATATAGATCAGAGACCTACTGGCGGAAGCTGGGTTTTGCTGGGTACTCATTATTTCGAAGCCGGGCAAACAGGATATGTTGAGTTAACTAATCAAGCAAATGGACAATATGTTGTTGCCGATGCTGTGAAATTTGAAAAAGTCGATTCCGTCTTTGAGCTTGAAGATCTTGTGACAGTAGCATCAGGTGCTACTGAATCGGATATTGCAGATGTGAATTGCAGCAATGGAAAATGTAATAACCTGAATGCAACGGCAGTTGGTAATTCTGTCACCTATGCTGTTTATGCGAGCCAGCCTGGAACCTATAATGTCAAGGTAAGACTCAAGAGAGACAGTGGGAGTGGTACTTTCCAGTTGTCAATTGATGGAGTAAATTTGGGCGTGCCTGTAGACGTATACAATCTAGTACCAAGTTATCAGGAGTATGACATGGGGCAGATCACATTTGCTACTGCTGGAAATAAGATTTTTAGATTCACAGTAGCTGGGAAAAATCTAATCAGTACCGGTTATAAGCTTATGCCAGATTATATGAAGCTGAAATAATGACCGAAAAAATATGGCGTTTACTCCCGAAATGTGGGGGGAAACGCCGTGTTTTTTGTTATGAACCCCAAAAATGATCATTGGAAAAATCTTCAATCCTAAATACTATTGGAAAAGGCTTGCATAAACGGTTCGATCCCCTGGATTCTATAGAAATCGCTCGTTTTTACACACCGAAATATAGAAAAACAACATACTTGATGTTTAGAAATGACAGGTACAGAAGCTATGATAAAGTCACACCAAAAAACAACCTGCGAGTGCAGCAGGCCAGCGAGGGTAAATACGAAACGAGGAGTGTTTTACATGGAGAGAGTACCTGCAACTTTAAAAGCCAGAGGAGGCCCTACGGCGCATAAACTTCCTGCAGTTTGGAAGAAGCTCAGGCAGACTCATCAGTTGCTAGTTTTAGCTTTGCCTGCTTGCATCTTTGTTCTTGTTTTCAACTACATTCCCTTATACGGACTGATAGTCGCCTTTAAAAATTACAATTACAGGGACGGTATCCTCCATAGTCCATGGAACGGTTTTGAAAATTTTAAATTCATCTTTACTTCCAGCGATGCTTGGGTCATTACTCGAAACACGCTGCTCTACAACGTGGCTTTCATAATATCAACATTAATAGTATCCGTTATTCTTGCACTCCTCTTGAATCAAGTATCGAAAAAGTTTATCAAGTTCCATCAAACGGCGTTATTTTTCCCTTATTTTATCTCATTCGTGATCGTGAGTTATGTATGCCTTGCTTTTCTGGATATGAGTCACGGGTTTCTAAACACGATATTATCCTGGTTCGGTAAGGAGCCTGTTCTTTGGTATAACGAATCCCAATATTGGCCTTACATTTTAATATTGGTTAATTTATGGAAAAATGCGGGTTATTACGCCATTATCTATTACACGGCTATTATATCCATTGATTCTGAGTATTTTGAAGCGGCAGAAATGGATGGCGCAAACATTTGGCAGCAGATATGGTCAATTACCCTCCCTTTGCTGAAGCCTTTAATGATTCTGCTCGTGCTGCTTCAAGTAAGCCGTATTTTCTTTGGGAATTTCGACCTGTTTTATAACGTTACGATGAACTCAACGCTCCTTTATCCAACGACAGATATCATTGATACGTTTGTGTTTAGAGCTTTGAGAGTCAACGGGGATATTGGCATGGCATCGGCCGCCGGTTTTTATCAATCTTTTGTTGGTCTCATTATAATTTTGCTTACAAATTTCGTCATTCGAAGGGTTAGTAAAGAAAACGCCCTGTTCTAAGGAGGTTCTTTTCAATGATAATCAAATCGCGCATGGGTCTCTTCCTGATCCACATTGTCTTGTTGTTATCGTCGATTGCCTGCATCATTCCAATTGTACTTGTTCTCGCTGCTTCATTTACGAGTGAAAATACGATACTTACCAAAGGATATTCCTTATTTCCAAGCGAGATCACCTTGGAAGCGTATCGATTCATTTTTGAAAATCCTAAACAAATTATTAATTCCTATGTGGTTACGATCTTTGTAACCGTAACTGGCACTTTGCTGAGCATCATGATCACAGCCATGGTTGCTTATGTGATCGGTAGAAAAGATTTCTTTTTAGCGAATAAAATTTCATTTTTCATCTTTTTTACGCTCTTGTTCAGCGGCGGTTTGGTGCCATGGTATATTCTCATATCGCGGATTTTGCATTTGAAGGATACGCCGTTCGCATTAATATTGCCCTATGTCGTAACCCCTTTTCTAGTCTTGTTAATGAAAGGATTTATGTCGACGATCCCATTCGCATTAATTGAATCGGCGAAAATGG
Above is a genomic segment from Paenibacillus sp. HWE-109 containing:
- a CDS encoding ABC transporter permease, which produces MERVPATLKARGGPTAHKLPAVWKKLRQTHQLLVLALPACIFVLVFNYIPLYGLIVAFKNYNYRDGILHSPWNGFENFKFIFTSSDAWVITRNTLLYNVAFIISTLIVSVILALLLNQVSKKFIKFHQTALFFPYFISFVIVSYVCLAFLDMSHGFLNTILSWFGKEPVLWYNESQYWPYILILVNLWKNAGYYAIIYYTAIISIDSEYFEAAEMDGANIWQQIWSITLPLLKPLMILLVLLQVSRIFFGNFDLFYNVTMNSTLLYPTTDIIDTFVFRALRVNGDIGMASAAGFYQSFVGLIIILLTNFVIRRVSKENALF
- a CDS encoding carbohydrate ABC transporter permease; its protein translation is MIIKSRMGLFLIHIVLLLSSIACIIPIVLVLAASFTSENTILTKGYSLFPSEITLEAYRFIFENPKQIINSYVVTIFVTVTGTLLSIMITAMVAYVIGRKDFFLANKISFFIFFTLLFSGGLVPWYILISRILHLKDTPFALILPYVVTPFLVLLMKGFMSTIPFALIESAKMDGASEYRVFFSIIIPISKSGLATIALFSVLIYWNDYWLSLLFIDTGKYVSLQLLLYRIMSNIDFLNSALSVANTSNIVLPSQSARFALAVVAAGPMLFIFPFFQRFFVKGITVGSIKG